The Stappia sp. genome window below encodes:
- a CDS encoding sigma-54 dependent transcriptional regulator, with translation MPDMILLVEDDEILGPSLRQRLVLDGFSVEHATTLAGARDMLAKRAPSFVLSDIRLPDGSGADLLAEIIAQHGSVPTIFMTAYGSLDQAVDLVRAGARDYLAKPFDLDELVARIKDMLTPADAPLGEGPFATLGLSPATQALRGTLDRLAGVDLPVLLIGETGTGKEVAARYLHAAGSGGERPFEAVNCGQISSELADSTLFGHERGAFTGAHDRRIGVMESVADGTLLLDEIGETRHDLQLKLLRVLQERRFRRLGGSSDLEFRGRIVCATNIDLAEAVSDGTFREDLLFRINVVTLRLPPLRERPEEIAPLLKTFAASAATRMGVTAKEVSQAALDAARAHDWPGNIRELRNRVERAVALASGPVIAPQDLLPEVSTGSAVSPGGAARAPHPARDPDDPFPSLAEVRDRAERAHIVRALEASDGRLQDAAELLCVSRTTLWERMRRHGIERG, from the coding sequence ATGCCTGACATGATCCTGCTCGTGGAGGACGACGAGATCCTCGGCCCCTCCCTGCGCCAGCGGCTGGTGCTGGACGGGTTTTCCGTCGAGCACGCGACGACGCTTGCCGGCGCCCGCGACATGCTGGCGAAACGCGCGCCGAGCTTCGTGTTGTCCGACATCCGCCTGCCCGACGGGTCGGGCGCGGATCTGCTCGCCGAGATCATCGCGCAGCACGGCTCGGTGCCGACCATCTTCATGACCGCCTATGGCAGTCTCGATCAGGCGGTGGACCTGGTGCGGGCCGGGGCGCGCGACTATCTCGCCAAGCCCTTCGATCTCGACGAACTGGTGGCGCGCATCAAGGACATGCTGACGCCGGCCGACGCTCCGCTCGGCGAGGGGCCTTTCGCGACGCTCGGCCTGTCGCCGGCGACCCAGGCGCTGCGCGGCACGCTGGACCGGCTCGCCGGGGTCGACCTGCCGGTCCTGCTGATCGGCGAGACGGGCACGGGCAAGGAGGTCGCGGCGCGGTATCTGCATGCCGCGGGCTCAGGCGGAGAGCGGCCGTTCGAAGCCGTCAACTGCGGGCAGATTTCCTCCGAACTGGCGGATTCCACCCTGTTCGGCCATGAGCGCGGCGCGTTTACCGGCGCGCACGACCGGCGCATCGGCGTCATGGAAAGCGTCGCCGACGGCACGCTGCTGCTCGACGAGATCGGCGAGACGCGGCACGACCTGCAACTCAAGCTGCTGCGGGTGCTGCAGGAGCGCAGGTTCCGCCGCCTCGGCGGCTCAAGCGATCTGGAGTTTCGCGGGCGGATCGTCTGCGCCACCAACATCGATCTGGCCGAGGCGGTGAGCGACGGCACCTTTCGCGAGGACCTGCTGTTTCGCATCAACGTGGTGACCCTGCGCCTGCCGCCCTTGCGCGAGCGCCCCGAGGAGATCGCGCCGCTGCTCAAGACCTTTGCCGCAAGCGCCGCGACGCGCATGGGGGTCACGGCGAAGGAGGTGTCGCAGGCGGCCCTCGATGCAGCCCGCGCACACGACTGGCCGGGCAACATCCGCGAATTGCGCAACCGGGTGGAACGCGCCGTGGCGCTGGCGAGCGGGCCGGTGATCGCACCGCAGGATCTCTTGCCCGAAGTCTCGACGGGAAGCGCCGTGTCGCCGGGGGGCGCGGCGCGCGCGCCCCACCCTGCGCGCGATCCGGACGACCCCTTCCCCTCGCTGGCCGAGGTGCGCGACCGGGCCGAGCGCGCGCATATCGTGCGGGCGCTGGAGGCGAGCGACGGGCGGCTGCAGGATGCGGCGGAGCTTCTGTGCGTATCGCGCACGACGCTGTGGGAGCGCATGCGCCGGCACGGGATCGAACGCGGCTGA
- a CDS encoding HAMP domain-containing sensor histidine kinase, with amino-acid sequence MTSKGMPGGSADRPAGPASRWRRPHDWPLVWRLPVMMAALVLVLAVVLTTLGLRELEKRDVFVRIDVASAFLDTLAGVVEPVVAQGGAVAEMEALLSAAARFKPALRNEAVAACCAAGGEIVITSSYPDEQDTTLRETEAALTDWLAANADLAVGETAVRVVEERSKLLVVQAYPPRNGAPLRLGAAFDLEHEFARHAQLQRAAIAIDISLSVLAALITFFVSRHSLKPIDTLTRALADPDHDLEAIGDAAGPHTEIGRLHAALKSRAEVDARASALARAEGERAREAMLAKLAAGLAHEVRNPVAGMSAAASTLRRYGDNDEVREETIALIERGLQSIDRVAASMLSTYRPPEGKRDLLPADLDDLKTLINPKVRAKRIALEFSNGLATPFATNADAVRQIALNLLLNATEATPQGGSVGFEARVAEATLILRVTDGGPGLPDEAFSVLTGEGRAKGPQSRRLGLWLVHQLIDDVAGRIAISTKSDKGTAITITIPAQESETDNA; translated from the coding sequence ATGACGTCGAAAGGAATGCCGGGCGGGTCGGCGGATCGCCCCGCCGGTCCGGCCTCGCGGTGGCGACGTCCGCACGATTGGCCGCTGGTCTGGCGGTTGCCGGTGATGATGGCGGCCCTTGTGCTGGTGCTCGCCGTCGTCCTCACGACCCTCGGTCTGCGCGAGCTCGAAAAGCGCGACGTCTTCGTGCGCATCGATGTCGCCAGTGCCTTTCTCGACACGCTCGCCGGGGTCGTCGAACCGGTTGTGGCGCAAGGCGGCGCGGTGGCGGAGATGGAGGCGCTTCTGTCGGCGGCGGCACGCTTCAAGCCCGCCCTGCGCAACGAGGCGGTGGCCGCCTGCTGTGCCGCCGGGGGCGAGATCGTGATCACCTCGTCCTATCCCGACGAACAGGACACCACCTTGCGCGAAACCGAGGCCGCGCTGACGGACTGGCTTGCGGCCAATGCCGACCTTGCCGTCGGCGAAACGGCCGTGCGGGTCGTCGAGGAGCGATCCAAGCTGCTCGTCGTGCAGGCTTATCCGCCGCGCAACGGCGCGCCGCTGCGGCTCGGCGCGGCCTTCGATCTGGAGCATGAGTTCGCCCGGCACGCGCAATTGCAGCGGGCGGCGATCGCCATCGACATCTCGCTCTCCGTGCTGGCGGCGCTGATCACCTTCTTCGTGTCGCGCCACAGCCTGAAGCCGATCGACACGCTGACGCGGGCGCTGGCCGATCCCGATCACGACCTGGAGGCGATCGGCGACGCGGCGGGGCCGCACACGGAAATCGGGCGGCTGCATGCGGCCCTGAAGAGCCGGGCGGAGGTGGATGCGCGCGCATCCGCGCTGGCGCGCGCGGAAGGGGAACGGGCGCGCGAGGCGATGCTCGCCAAGCTCGCGGCGGGGCTGGCGCATGAGGTGCGCAACCCGGTCGCCGGCATGAGCGCGGCCGCCTCCACCCTGCGCCGCTACGGCGACAACGACGAGGTGCGCGAGGAAACCATCGCGCTGATCGAGCGCGGCCTGCAGAGCATCGACCGTGTCGCGGCCAGCATGCTGTCGACCTACCGCCCGCCGGAGGGCAAGCGCGATCTGCTGCCCGCCGATCTGGACGACCTCAAGACGCTGATCAATCCGAAGGTGCGCGCCAAGCGCATCGCGCTGGAGTTTTCCAACGGGCTCGCAACACCTTTCGCCACCAATGCCGATGCGGTGCGCCAGATCGCGCTCAACCTGTTGCTCAACGCCACCGAGGCGACGCCGCAGGGCGGGAGCGTCGGCTTCGAGGCGCGCGTCGCCGAGGCCACGCTCATCCTGCGCGTCACCGACGGCGGCCCCGGACTGCCCGACGAGGCCTTCTCCGTGCTCACCGGCGAGGGCCGCGCGAAGGGGCCCCAGTCGCGCCGCCTAGGGCTTTGGCTGGTGCATCAGCTCATCGACGATGTCGCGGGGCGGATCGCGATCTCCACGAAATCCGACAAGGGCACGGCGATCACCATCACCATCCCCGCGCAGGAGAGCGAGACGGACAATGCCTGA
- the mnhG gene encoding monovalent cation/H(+) antiporter subunit G, whose product MMVEIVALLVKLVGVGFLLVATVGLLRFSDPFQRMHAATKAGTLGAGLVLVGTMVNKSSMDATITGGLTLLFLILTIPVASHLLARAAYVSGARLAGVGEADALRDVIDRFDEPLERQAERVDFVAGGAPQGGGTAAPEAVLNADPVLGQLPEQNFASLKDAIAPERVRFAAVGSAAPLLARRAAGFAARTALPLTAVVAVDTKYVDATDNSAETMRLIRDKVSHWLPDLRELSDTLGVPIDLVYEEGNAEALMAGVGDVREFLVLPIEGWADHGVGVATPHATKEPDGLLRVAGMHPGPVMYAVDEQKAGPVAVVFDGSYNVWRGLDLALVEGLWTMSELRVYGFVDAASRAEIERRAAEARVPVVFSGADEQAPEGAMLPEAVARDAVAVILPDLPRPLRTRWYGVFWLDKISPGWRGDVLVWT is encoded by the coding sequence ATGATGGTCGAGATTGTCGCACTTCTCGTGAAACTCGTCGGCGTCGGCTTCCTGCTGGTCGCCACCGTGGGGCTGCTGCGGTTCTCCGATCCCTTCCAGCGCATGCACGCCGCGACCAAGGCGGGCACGCTGGGCGCGGGACTGGTGCTGGTCGGCACGATGGTGAACAAGTCCAGCATGGACGCCACCATCACCGGCGGCCTGACGCTGCTGTTCCTGATCCTCACCATTCCGGTGGCGAGCCATCTTCTGGCCCGCGCCGCCTATGTGTCGGGCGCGCGGCTCGCCGGCGTCGGCGAGGCGGACGCCCTGCGCGACGTCATCGACCGGTTCGACGAGCCGCTCGAGCGGCAGGCCGAACGGGTCGACTTCGTCGCCGGGGGCGCGCCCCAGGGTGGCGGAACGGCCGCGCCGGAGGCGGTGCTCAATGCCGATCCGGTCCTTGGACAACTGCCGGAGCAGAACTTTGCCTCGCTCAAGGACGCGATCGCGCCGGAGCGCGTGCGCTTCGCCGCGGTTGGCAGTGCCGCGCCGCTGCTGGCGCGCCGCGCGGCCGGCTTTGCGGCCCGCACGGCCCTGCCGCTCACGGCCGTGGTGGCGGTCGACACCAAGTATGTCGACGCGACCGACAACAGCGCGGAGACCATGCGGCTCATCCGGGACAAGGTCAGCCACTGGCTGCCGGACCTGCGCGAGCTGTCGGACACGCTCGGCGTTCCCATCGATCTGGTCTATGAGGAAGGCAACGCCGAGGCGCTGATGGCCGGCGTCGGCGATGTGCGCGAGTTCCTGGTGCTGCCCATCGAGGGCTGGGCCGATCACGGCGTCGGCGTCGCCACGCCGCATGCGACCAAGGAGCCCGACGGGCTGCTGCGGGTCGCCGGCATGCACCCCGGTCCGGTGATGTATGCGGTGGACGAGCAGAAGGCGGGGCCCGTCGCCGTGGTCTTCGACGGCTCCTACAACGTCTGGCGCGGGCTGGATCTGGCGCTGGTCGAGGGGCTTTGGACCATGAGCGAGTTGCGGGTCTACGGCTTCGTCGACGCGGCCTCGCGCGCGGAGATCGAGCGGCGGGCGGCCGAGGCCAGGGTGCCGGTGGTCTTCTCCGGTGCCGACGAACAGGCTCCCGAGGGCGCCATGCTGCCGGAGGCGGTCGCCCGCGACGCGGTGGCGGTGATCCTGCCGGATCTGCCCCGGCCCCTGCGCACCCGCTGGTACGGCGTGTTCTGGCTGGACAAGATCTCGCCGGGATGGCGCGGCGACGTTCTGGTCTGGACGTGA
- a CDS encoding monovalent cation/H+ antiporter complex subunit F produces the protein MTIEPLVSMLDTFNTILILFVIGAFTLTAVRLVKGPTYADRFVAIDMLTGLGVAACALTALATGRDEFLDVAFALALIAFVATAAFAAFLERKAAATQGRTARQTATGKPVARTKSKTAEGVA, from the coding sequence ATGACCATCGAACCGCTCGTGTCGATGCTCGACACCTTCAACACGATCCTGATCCTCTTCGTGATCGGGGCGTTCACGCTGACCGCGGTCCGGCTGGTCAAGGGCCCGACCTACGCCGACCGTTTCGTCGCCATCGACATGCTGACCGGGCTCGGCGTGGCGGCCTGTGCGCTGACGGCGCTGGCGACGGGACGCGACGAGTTCCTCGACGTCGCCTTCGCGCTGGCGCTGATCGCCTTCGTCGCGACCGCCGCCTTCGCGGCCTTCCTGGAGCGCAAGGCGGCCGCCACGCAAGGGCGGACCGCGCGGCAAACGGCGACCGGCAAGCCCGTCGCCCGCACCAAGTCCAAGACGGCCGAAGGAGTGGCATGA
- a CDS encoding Na+/H+ antiporter subunit E, translated as MMISLAKRLLAFAVLCGVFLVELVKASVDVAIAVFSDTTRLRPAIVAVPLDLKTDMGIATLANLVSLTPGTTSMHVSDDRRTLYVHVLDRDSDEEVIRGIKDTFETRVRAVEPAGSDDARGNKGAVA; from the coding sequence ATGATGATCAGCCTTGCCAAGCGCCTGTTGGCCTTCGCGGTGCTCTGCGGCGTATTCCTGGTGGAACTCGTCAAGGCCTCCGTCGATGTGGCGATCGCGGTGTTTTCCGACACCACGCGCCTCAGGCCCGCCATCGTCGCCGTGCCGCTCGATCTCAAGACCGACATGGGCATCGCGACGCTCGCCAATCTGGTGAGCCTGACGCCGGGCACGACCTCAATGCATGTGTCGGATGATCGCCGGACGCTGTACGTCCATGTTCTGGATCGCGACAGCGACGAAGAGGTCATTCGCGGAATCAAGGACACGTTCGAAACCCGCGTGCGGGCGGTGGAGCCGGCCGGCTCCGACGACGCACGCGGCAACAAGGGAGCCGTGGCATGA
- a CDS encoding Na+/H+ antiporter subunit D: MTEHTYNLLVLVFPVLVPLALAAVTAVLWRSPGLQRPVAILGLGAILGCSVLLVMAVLRYDILAVEFGSWPVPFGISFVADRLAAALVAITGVLALCVGIFSLRDMRKIHLRGGFYPLFFGMIAGVNGAFLTGDVFNLYVWFEVMLITSLGLLVIGRTKAQIDGAIKYALLNLIGTVLFLMAVGLLYGAAGTLAFADLARVLPTLEPTPGLVGAAILFLCAFGIKAGVFPLFFWLPASYHTAPFTISAIFAGLLTKVGVYAAFRVFTLLFTVEESGIREIVAVVAALTMVTGVFGAAVQWNIRRILSFHIISQIGYMLMGLAIATPLALAGAVFYIVHHIIVKANLFLLAGAIRQASGTDDLKKSGGLLKSHPWLAVLFLVPALSLAGLPPLSGFWAKFLVVDASFKGDMAWLAAVALFTGLLTLYSMTKIWMEAFWKAPATERVRVRRVPLAMTAPIVVLGAITLAIGFNAEPFVQFAEMASVTLTDPDVYVAAFFGTETDVGAVTLERSE, translated from the coding sequence ATGACCGAACATACCTACAACCTTCTGGTTCTCGTCTTCCCGGTTCTAGTGCCGCTGGCGCTGGCGGCCGTGACGGCGGTGCTGTGGCGCAGTCCGGGCCTGCAGCGCCCGGTCGCCATCCTCGGCCTCGGCGCGATCCTCGGCTGCTCGGTGCTGCTCGTCATGGCGGTGCTGCGCTACGACATTCTGGCGGTCGAATTCGGCTCCTGGCCGGTGCCCTTCGGCATCTCCTTCGTCGCCGACCGGCTGGCGGCGGCGCTGGTCGCGATCACCGGCGTGCTGGCGCTGTGCGTCGGCATCTTCAGCCTGCGCGACATGCGCAAGATCCATCTGCGCGGCGGCTTCTACCCGCTGTTCTTCGGCATGATCGCCGGCGTCAACGGCGCGTTCCTGACCGGCGACGTTTTCAACCTCTATGTCTGGTTCGAGGTGATGCTGATCACCTCGCTCGGTCTGCTGGTGATCGGGCGCACGAAGGCGCAGATCGACGGCGCGATCAAATACGCGCTGCTGAACCTGATTGGCACCGTGCTGTTCCTGATGGCCGTCGGCCTTCTCTACGGCGCGGCCGGCACGCTGGCCTTCGCCGATCTGGCCCGCGTGCTGCCGACGCTGGAGCCGACGCCGGGTCTCGTGGGGGCGGCGATCCTGTTCCTCTGCGCTTTCGGCATCAAGGCGGGCGTGTTCCCGCTGTTCTTCTGGCTGCCGGCGAGCTACCACACCGCGCCCTTCACGATCTCGGCGATCTTCGCCGGTCTCTTGACCAAGGTCGGGGTCTATGCCGCGTTTCGCGTCTTCACCCTGCTGTTCACGGTCGAGGAGTCGGGCATTCGCGAGATCGTCGCCGTGGTCGCGGCGCTGACCATGGTCACCGGCGTGTTCGGAGCGGCCGTGCAGTGGAACATCCGCCGCATCCTGTCGTTCCACATCATCTCGCAGATCGGCTACATGCTGATGGGACTGGCGATCGCGACCCCGCTCGCGCTGGCCGGCGCGGTGTTCTACATCGTCCACCACATCATCGTGAAGGCGAACCTGTTTCTGCTGGCCGGCGCGATCCGCCAGGCGAGCGGCACGGACGACCTGAAGAAGTCGGGCGGGCTGCTCAAGAGCCATCCCTGGCTCGCGGTGCTCTTCCTGGTGCCGGCGCTGTCGCTGGCCGGCCTGCCGCCGCTGTCGGGCTTCTGGGCGAAGTTCCTGGTGGTCGACGCGTCCTTCAAGGGCGACATGGCGTGGCTTGCGGCGGTCGCACTCTTCACCGGTCTGCTGACCCTCTACTCCATGACCAAGATCTGGATGGAGGCCTTCTGGAAGGCGCCGGCCACCGAGCGTGTGCGGGTGCGCCGCGTGCCGCTGGCGATGACCGCGCCGATCGTGGTGCTCGGCGCCATCACGCTCGCCATCGGCTTCAACGCCGAGCCCTTCGTGCAATTCGCCGAAATGGCGTCGGTCACCCTGACCGACCCGGACGTCTATGTCGCCGCGTTCTTCGGAACCGAGACCGACGTCGGCGCCGTCACCCTGGAAAGGAGCGAATGA
- a CDS encoding NADH-quinone oxidoreductase subunit K has protein sequence MIFIYAATIAIVAGAGIYMILARNLVRIVMGVALLAASANLLIFLSGRLGSVAPPIIPDGADTLAASAANPLPQALVLTAIVIGFALTAFAVALAVRAYRSLGTLDSTAMHDAEALGSPFAAPKLTASKTTPQG, from the coding sequence ATGATCTTCATCTACGCCGCGACCATCGCCATCGTCGCCGGAGCCGGGATCTACATGATCCTGGCCCGCAACCTGGTCCGCATCGTCATGGGCGTCGCCCTGCTCGCCGCCTCGGCCAACCTGCTGATCTTCCTGTCCGGACGGCTCGGCTCGGTGGCGCCCCCGATCATCCCGGACGGGGCCGACACGCTGGCGGCGAGCGCCGCCAATCCGCTGCCGCAGGCATTGGTGCTGACCGCCATCGTCATCGGCTTCGCGCTGACGGCCTTCGCCGTGGCGCTGGCGGTGAGGGCCTACCGCTCGCTCGGCACGCTGGATTCCACCGCGATGCATGACGCGGAGGCGCTCGGCTCCCCGTTCGCTGCCCCCAAGCTCACCGCTTCCAAGACCACCCCGCAGGGCTGA
- the mbhE gene encoding hydrogen gas-evolving membrane-bound hydrogenase subunit E: protein MIPDTLDSSALAAWLPGATLPSLLLIAFLGAAISFLLLPRVGKAAGAVAAILPASLFAAFVTFVPVLAVGDGVPNVLQTVQWVPSLGIDFDLRLDGFSLLFVLMITGIGTLVALYAGSYYAEKPAADRGRFLSYILLFMAAMLGTVLSDNLVVMFVFWEMTSLISFLLIGFNSTSADARKAALQSLVITAGGGLALFGGILLIGMEAGTFSLMAITQDPGLVTASPWFGVIATLVLLGAFTKSAQFPFHFWLPNAMQAPTPASAYLHSATMVKLGVFLLARFDPVLTASQTVAMVIVGVGLVTMLVSAVLALRSEGLKAILAYSTVASLALLVTLIGLDGPTTTVGIAGFILAHALYKAALFFCAGIVIHATGATRIRDLGALFGLLPLTAISAILASLSMAGLPPFVGFIAKEYVFEAKLDSSFAAIVTLVAVIVNSVLVAIAAIVALRPFFARTSAFKGTPKHGETLGMTTGPVVLATLGVFFGLFADIPQYYIVGPAAIALAGTPFYVSFEIWHGLTPMLALSALVVALGGLLVWKWVPIHTALGRLSFLDRYSVEKGYDALFNGLLGLARVSTQTIQNGDMRTYLVATIAVVTGALGYAILAGGFGADAAGLSLPAFAGEEIRPYLVIVSLLVAVGAVVAALARSMVVSLVGVGLSGYGIAILFLKNGAPDLALTQFLVETLFVVIVTAVLVRLPAIADGLRSYSRFDLRPGDAVLSGVFGLALFVVLLSIAAKPFNPTVTDYYAATSLTEAFGRNVVNVILVDFRALDTLGEIAVVAFAAIAAWAVLAGGGGRKTATGTSDRALPSLIFATTARMFFVLMLVVSLIALFRGHNEPGGGFIGGLIASAGFAVLALALGIERARRALLLHPVVWMGVGLVLAILSGIPGAVLDESFLTHKWAELNLGFTTLKVGTTYLFDIGVYLTVIGGVLAFLIRIQEQSAGGSAGDAPAPVTAPQTPASPYSPSTRSSAIQGASA, encoded by the coding sequence ATGATCCCAGACACGCTCGATAGTTCCGCCCTGGCGGCCTGGTTGCCGGGGGCCACGCTTCCAAGCCTTCTCCTGATCGCCTTCCTGGGGGCGGCGATCAGCTTCCTCCTGCTGCCGCGCGTCGGCAAGGCGGCCGGTGCGGTCGCGGCGATTTTGCCCGCGAGCCTGTTCGCCGCCTTCGTGACCTTCGTTCCGGTGCTGGCGGTCGGCGACGGCGTGCCCAACGTCCTGCAGACCGTGCAGTGGGTGCCCTCGCTCGGGATCGATTTCGACCTGCGTCTCGACGGCTTCTCGCTGCTCTTCGTCCTGATGATCACCGGCATCGGCACGCTGGTGGCGCTTTATGCCGGCTCCTATTATGCGGAGAAGCCGGCGGCCGATCGCGGACGGTTCCTCAGCTACATTCTGCTGTTCATGGCGGCGATGCTCGGCACGGTGCTGTCCGACAATCTCGTCGTGATGTTCGTCTTCTGGGAGATGACGAGCCTCATTTCCTTCCTGCTGATCGGCTTCAATTCCACCTCGGCGGACGCGCGCAAGGCGGCGCTCCAGTCGCTGGTGATCACGGCGGGCGGCGGTCTGGCGCTGTTCGGCGGCATCCTGCTGATCGGCATGGAGGCGGGCACCTTCTCGCTGATGGCCATCACGCAGGATCCGGGCCTGGTGACCGCCAGCCCCTGGTTCGGCGTCATCGCCACGCTGGTGCTGCTCGGCGCCTTCACCAAGTCGGCGCAATTCCCGTTCCACTTCTGGCTGCCCAACGCCATGCAGGCGCCCACGCCGGCTTCCGCCTATCTGCATTCCGCCACGATGGTGAAGCTCGGCGTGTTCCTGCTGGCGCGCTTCGATCCCGTGCTGACCGCCTCGCAGACGGTCGCAATGGTGATCGTCGGCGTCGGTCTGGTCACCATGCTCGTGTCGGCGGTGCTGGCCCTGCGCTCGGAAGGCCTGAAGGCGATCCTGGCCTATTCGACGGTCGCCTCGCTGGCGCTGCTGGTCACCCTGATCGGCCTCGACGGGCCGACCACGACGGTCGGCATCGCGGGCTTCATCCTGGCGCATGCGCTCTACAAGGCCGCGCTGTTCTTCTGCGCCGGCATCGTCATCCATGCGACCGGCGCGACCCGCATTCGCGATCTCGGCGCCCTGTTCGGCCTGCTGCCGCTCACGGCGATTTCCGCGATCCTGGCGAGCCTGTCGATGGCCGGCCTGCCGCCCTTCGTCGGCTTCATCGCCAAGGAGTATGTGTTCGAGGCCAAGCTCGACTCGTCCTTCGCGGCCATCGTGACGCTGGTCGCGGTGATCGTGAACTCCGTGCTGGTGGCCATCGCCGCCATCGTCGCCCTGCGGCCGTTCTTCGCCAGGACGTCGGCCTTCAAGGGCACCCCGAAGCATGGCGAGACGCTCGGCATGACCACCGGACCGGTGGTGCTGGCCACGCTCGGCGTCTTCTTCGGCCTCTTCGCCGACATCCCGCAGTATTACATCGTCGGTCCGGCCGCCATCGCGCTTGCCGGCACGCCCTTCTACGTCTCCTTCGAGATCTGGCACGGGCTGACGCCGATGCTCGCCCTGTCGGCGCTGGTTGTGGCGCTGGGCGGCCTGCTGGTGTGGAAATGGGTTCCGATCCACACCGCGCTCGGCCGGCTGTCCTTCCTGGACCGCTATTCGGTCGAAAAGGGCTATGACGCCCTGTTCAACGGTCTCCTGGGGCTGGCGCGGGTCAGCACGCAGACCATCCAGAACGGCGACATGCGGACTTATCTGGTCGCGACAATCGCCGTCGTCACCGGCGCGCTGGGCTATGCGATCCTTGCCGGCGGGTTCGGCGCGGATGCGGCGGGTCTCAGCCTGCCGGCCTTCGCGGGCGAGGAAATCCGGCCCTATCTGGTGATCGTGTCGCTGCTGGTGGCCGTCGGCGCGGTGGTCGCGGCGCTTGCGCGCTCCATGGTCGTGTCGCTGGTCGGCGTCGGCCTGTCGGGCTACGGCATCGCGATCCTGTTCCTGAAGAACGGCGCGCCGGACCTCGCCCTGACGCAGTTCCTCGTCGAGACGCTGTTCGTGGTCATCGTCACGGCCGTTCTGGTGCGGCTGCCGGCCATCGCCGACGGTCTGCGCAGCTACTCGCGCTTCGACCTGCGCCCCGGGGATGCCGTTCTGTCGGGCGTGTTCGGTCTGGCGCTCTTCGTCGTGCTTTTGTCCATCGCGGCCAAGCCGTTCAACCCGACGGTGACCGACTATTACGCGGCGACCAGCCTGACCGAGGCCTTCGGGCGCAACGTGGTGAACGTGATCCTGGTCGACTTCCGGGCGCTCGACACGCTCGGCGAGATCGCGGTGGTGGCCTTCGCGGCGATCGCGGCCTGGGCCGTGCTGGCCGGCGGCGGCGGTCGCAAGACGGCGACGGGGACGTCCGACCGGGCGCTTCCCTCGCTGATCTTCGCGACCACGGCGCGCATGTTCTTCGTGCTGATGCTGGTCGTCTCGCTGATCGCGCTGTTCCGCGGCCACAACGAGCCGGGCGGCGGCTTCATCGGCGGGCTCATCGCCTCGGCGGGCTTCGCGGTGCTGGCGCTGGCGCTCGGCATCGAGCGGGCCCGGCGGGCGCTGCTGCTGCACCCGGTGGTGTGGATGGGCGTCGGTCTGGTGCTTGCGATCCTGTCGGGCATTCCCGGCGCGGTGCTGGACGAGTCCTTCCTCACCCACAAGTGGGCGGAACTGAACCTCGGCTTCACAACGCTCAAGGTGGGGACGACCTACCTCTTCGACATCGGGGTCTATCTGACGGTGATCGGCGGCGTGCTCGCCTTCCTGATCCGCATTCAGGAGCAGTCCGCCGGTGGATCGGCCGGCGACGCGCCGGCGCCCGTCACGGCGCCTCAAACCCCCGCAAGCCCCTATTCCCCGTCCACGCGGTCGTCCGCAATCCAAGGAGCGTCGGCATGA